In Flavobacterium endoglycinae, one DNA window encodes the following:
- a CDS encoding SMI1/KNR4 family protein produces MWFNKFNFFDIHPGLTESIPDDFFTKPYSVNELEILDNIRQLYPEGTAPEILPIPKQIKLPEEYIKLLNHSNGGGILNGDREFGYFSLEDIREMYISYGFPFWAPAFLPVAFNGGGKFYAYDLRKENEFPIIAVSSGNIGYDDDCWGFLGNTMENVLSNTNNIEDELD; encoded by the coding sequence ATGTGGTTTAATAAATTTAATTTTTTCGACATACATCCGGGATTAACAGAGTCAATTCCAGACGATTTTTTTACAAAACCTTATTCAGTGAACGAATTAGAGATATTGGATAATATAAGACAATTATATCCAGAAGGAACTGCACCCGAAATTCTCCCGATTCCAAAACAAATAAAACTTCCCGAAGAATATATCAAACTATTGAATCATTCAAACGGAGGCGGAATTTTAAACGGCGATCGAGAATTTGGCTATTTCTCACTTGAAGATATTAGAGAAATGTACATTTCTTATGGTTTTCCGTTCTGGGCTCCGGCATTTCTTCCGGTAGCATTTAATGGAGGCGGAAAATTCTACGCCTACGATCTCAGAAAAGAAAACGAGTTTCCTATAATTGCTGTTTCCTCAGGAAATATTGGCTACGACGATGACTGCTGGGGATTTTTAGGAAACACAATGGAAAATGTTTTAAGCAATACTAACAATATTGAAGATGAATTGGATTAA
- a CDS encoding efflux RND transporter periplasmic adaptor subunit: MNKQSFLSILAASLIIASCGKNDKSAQAGGAPQIKEYKTVTLQLESATLNSDFPASIQGQQNIEIRPRVEGYIDKIFVDEGAVVKAGQPLFKISAPEYEQQVRTATASIKSAQADLSAAKLAVNKVRPLVEKGIISKYDLESAQYTYESAVASLAQANAALVNAKTNLGYTTVTSPVNGVVGSIPFRLGSLVSSNTAEPLTTVSSIGNVYAYFAMNEKTLLNFTKDAGASLNQKIKSMPAVSLLLSDGSAYDEKGHIETVNGLINTETGTVNVRARFPNPKGIIRSGSSTTVRIPNEVKDAIIVPQSATFELQDKIFAVVVGKDGKTKNANITVLDNSAGNYYVVTSGLNAGDQIVLEGVASLKEGTEIKANNQSPETVYADLK, from the coding sequence ATGAATAAGCAATCATTTTTAAGCATCCTTGCAGCATCACTTATTATCGCTTCATGCGGTAAAAATGATAAATCGGCTCAGGCCGGAGGTGCACCGCAGATTAAGGAATATAAGACTGTGACTTTACAGTTGGAATCAGCTACGTTGAACAGCGATTTTCCAGCAAGTATTCAGGGACAGCAGAATATAGAAATCCGACCAAGAGTCGAAGGATACATCGATAAAATTTTTGTAGATGAAGGTGCTGTTGTTAAAGCAGGACAGCCATTGTTTAAAATCAGTGCTCCAGAATATGAGCAGCAAGTTCGCACCGCAACAGCAAGTATTAAAAGTGCGCAGGCTGATTTAAGTGCGGCAAAATTGGCTGTAAATAAAGTGAGACCATTGGTTGAAAAAGGAATCATCAGCAAATATGATTTAGAATCAGCACAATATACCTATGAGTCGGCTGTAGCTTCTTTAGCTCAGGCAAATGCAGCTTTGGTTAATGCTAAAACGAATTTAGGATATACAACCGTTACAAGTCCGGTAAACGGAGTGGTGGGTTCGATTCCGTTTCGTTTAGGAAGTTTGGTAAGTTCAAACACGGCAGAGCCTTTAACTACAGTTTCTAGTATTGGAAACGTATATGCTTATTTTGCAATGAATGAAAAAACATTACTGAATTTTACTAAAGATGCAGGAGCTTCATTAAACCAAAAAATAAAAAGCATGCCAGCCGTTTCTTTATTGCTTTCTGATGGTTCTGCTTATGATGAAAAAGGACATATCGAAACTGTAAACGGATTAATTAATACCGAGACAGGTACTGTAAATGTTAGAGCGCGTTTTCCAAACCCAAAAGGAATTATTAGAAGCGGAAGCAGTACTACCGTAAGAATTCCGAACGAAGTTAAAGATGCCATTATTGTTCCTCAAAGTGCCACATTTGAACTTCAGGATAAAATCTTTGCAGTAGTAGTTGGCAAAGATGGAAAAACTAAAAATGCCAATATCACAGTTCTAGACAATTCTGCAGGCAATTATTACGTCGTGACAAGCGGTTTAAATGCTGGAGATCAAATTGTATTAGAAGGAGTAGCTTCTCTAAAAGAAGGAACTGAAATTAAAGCCAACAATCAGAGCCCAGAAACAGTTTACGCCGATTTAAAATAA
- a CDS encoding DUF1963 domain-containing protein, whose translation MEKEIFEIIELLPATKHYYGDSLKMPEILLKDGLLVKAGTLDIPLGHSRYGGPIADLPKDFEYPKDLRFAAQLDLKQIAPHDTSGLLPKTGHLFFFADIIEDKGLVAYADIENSELVRVVKDHDDNFFEGVLIKEAFAATEKLSDRYRDPEDEYEEEDANEDGLLWDFFEGSETSKIFGIFTHCQTQEQQILEVVNSNKVVLLQIGENGFNDEGVFSVLINKDDLKALNFSNCEFHWGQS comes from the coding sequence ATGGAAAAAGAAATATTTGAAATCATTGAACTGCTTCCTGCCACAAAACATTATTACGGAGACAGCTTAAAAATGCCCGAAATTTTATTAAAAGATGGATTGCTGGTAAAAGCAGGAACCTTAGATATTCCTTTGGGACATTCTCGTTACGGCGGACCAATTGCTGATCTTCCCAAAGATTTTGAATATCCTAAAGACCTTCGTTTTGCAGCTCAGTTAGATCTCAAACAAATTGCTCCTCACGACACCTCTGGGCTTTTGCCAAAAACGGGACACTTGTTCTTTTTTGCCGATATTATCGAAGATAAAGGACTTGTTGCCTATGCGGATATTGAGAACAGCGAATTAGTAAGAGTAGTAAAAGATCATGACGATAATTTCTTTGAAGGAGTTTTGATAAAAGAGGCCTTTGCGGCAACCGAAAAACTTTCAGATCGTTATCGTGATCCAGAAGATGAATATGAAGAAGAAGATGCCAATGAAGACGGACTTTTATGGGACTTTTTTGAAGGAAGCGAAACATCAAAAATCTTCGGAATCTTTACACATTGTCAGACACAAGAACAACAAATATTAGAAGTAGTGAATTCAAATAAAGTGGTCTTATTGCAAATAGGAGAGAACGGATTCAACGATGAAGGTGTGTTTAGTGTTTTAATAAACAAAGACGATTTGAAAGCATTAAATTTTAGTAACTGCGAATTTCATTGGGGACAATCTTAA
- a CDS encoding sensor histidine kinase yields MASNLYRPYLFTGLHILGWFLLGFIMLFYIPLTWNLVLPSIFWLWQIIILFLLMAIFYTNAKIIVPKTIIKDNTSPFLFWAFLVIFALQLIAYVYTSQTDLHNKITAILGFKKYRNPYFDNYVFMLTLLVLGISTSWAMLQHWQKAAQYKQKLEQDKTAAELAMLKAQINPHFFFNSLNSIYSLTYTDIEDSRNALHTLSRMMRYLLYSTEETTTLLKEAEFMKDFISLMKLRANKKLTITTDIPEKIHDYPIVPMLLLPLVENAFKHGIHATDKSEIHIRLSQIGSHLDFEVENTYFEKPALPHEGGIGLTNTKRRLQLIYPHKHTLISGIAKNGMYNVKLQLILD; encoded by the coding sequence ATGGCATCAAACCTATACAGACCTTATTTATTTACCGGATTACACATTCTTGGCTGGTTTTTATTGGGATTTATCATGTTGTTTTACATCCCCTTAACTTGGAATCTAGTACTTCCGTCCATTTTTTGGCTTTGGCAGATTATTATCTTGTTTTTGTTAATGGCTATATTTTATACTAATGCAAAAATTATAGTTCCAAAAACCATCATTAAAGACAACACTTCGCCTTTTTTATTTTGGGCTTTTCTGGTCATTTTTGCGTTACAGCTTATCGCTTATGTATATACTTCGCAAACCGATCTTCACAATAAAATCACAGCAATTTTAGGATTCAAAAAGTACCGAAATCCGTATTTTGACAATTATGTTTTCATGCTTACGCTTTTGGTTTTAGGAATAAGCACGAGCTGGGCGATGTTACAGCACTGGCAGAAAGCGGCGCAATACAAACAAAAATTAGAACAGGACAAAACAGCTGCCGAGCTGGCAATGCTGAAAGCACAGATAAATCCGCACTTTTTCTTTAACTCGTTAAATAGTATTTATTCGTTAACGTACACCGATATTGAAGATTCTAGAAATGCACTTCACACTTTAAGCCGTATGATGCGTTATTTATTATACAGCACAGAAGAAACAACTACTTTATTGAAAGAAGCCGAATTTATGAAGGATTTTATTTCGTTGATGAAACTTCGTGCTAATAAAAAACTAACCATTACTACAGACATTCCAGAAAAAATTCACGATTACCCAATTGTTCCAATGTTATTACTACCTTTAGTAGAAAATGCATTTAAACATGGCATTCATGCTACGGATAAAAGCGAAATTCATATTAGATTAAGCCAAATTGGAAGTCACTTGGATTTCGAGGTAGAAAATACTTATTTCGAAAAACCGGCTCTACCTCATGAAGGAGGAATTGGTTTAACGAATACGAAACGAAGACTTCAGTTGATTTATCCGCATAAACATACCCTTATATCTGGTATCGCCAAAAACGGAATGTATAATGTAAAACTGCAACTAATTTTAGACTAA
- a CDS encoding TlpA family protein disulfide reductase: MKIKSFFYILLFSVFSISAYSQNVKLLNIDQLNERIKTGKDSTYVVNFWATWCAPCIKELPHFEKLGAEYKSEKLAVLLVSLDFKSKLASNVVPFVKRKNLKNEVFLLNESSPQEFIDRIDPSWSGSIPATLFIKGDKRKFVESEFTYEQLLTEYKKL; the protein is encoded by the coding sequence ATGAAAATCAAGTCTTTTTTCTATATCCTTTTGTTTAGTGTTTTCTCTATTTCGGCTTACAGTCAGAACGTTAAGCTCTTAAATATCGATCAGTTAAACGAAAGAATTAAAACAGGAAAAGACAGTACCTATGTTGTCAACTTTTGGGCAACTTGGTGTGCGCCTTGTATTAAAGAATTGCCACATTTTGAAAAACTAGGAGCCGAATATAAATCAGAGAAATTGGCTGTTTTATTGGTAAGTTTGGATTTTAAATCAAAACTGGCTTCCAATGTGGTTCCGTTTGTAAAAAGAAAAAATCTGAAAAATGAAGTTTTTCTGCTGAACGAAAGCAGTCCGCAGGAATTTATCGACCGTATTGATCCAAGCTGGTCAGGCAGTATTCCCGCGACACTTTTTATCAAAGGCGACAAACGAAAATTTGTTGAAAGCGAATTTACTTATGAACAATTATTAACTGAATATAAAAAACTGTAA
- a CDS encoding DUF3861 domain-containing protein encodes MEKRANKYYLTLSLKEYANGATTPAKELGIEFDNHDEIFGIIEKIKDKNIFENPHEATQFAIGLKLFSEIKLRHRKNPLFDELNDVFPVFMKKLKSL; translated from the coding sequence ATGGAAAAAAGAGCAAACAAATATTATCTGACTTTAAGCCTGAAAGAATACGCAAATGGAGCCACTACTCCTGCAAAAGAACTAGGAATTGAATTTGACAATCACGATGAAATATTTGGTATTATAGAAAAAATCAAAGACAAAAATATATTCGAAAATCCGCATGAAGCTACTCAGTTTGCCATTGGCCTGAAATTATTCAGCGAAATCAAACTTAGACACCGCAAAAATCCTTTGTTTGATGAATTGAATGATGTATTTCCGGTTTTTATGAAAAAACTAAAAAGCTTGTAG
- a CDS encoding LytR/AlgR family response regulator transcription factor, with protein sequence MITLKCIAVDDEPLALKLVQTFIEQTPFLELTASCDNAVEAMTLIKDKQPDLVFLDINMPNLTGMELARLLQEQPGQVPKIVFTTAYNHYAIEGYKVNAVDYLLKPFSYEEFLRAAHKVLQITTEASTQFQSVTADDEFIFLKVEYQWVRISLKDILYIESLKDYVKVHLDDSQKAIMSLISLKALEEKLPSAKFMRVHRSFIVALDKINAITKNSILIGKTEITVGEQYKETFKTIVDKWLK encoded by the coding sequence ATGATAACATTAAAATGTATAGCAGTCGACGACGAACCTCTGGCATTAAAACTGGTACAGACTTTTATTGAACAAACGCCTTTTTTAGAATTAACTGCCAGTTGTGACAATGCGGTTGAAGCAATGACTTTAATTAAAGATAAACAGCCCGATCTTGTTTTTCTAGATATCAATATGCCCAATTTAACCGGAATGGAACTTGCCAGACTTTTGCAGGAACAACCGGGACAAGTACCCAAAATTGTTTTTACAACCGCTTATAATCATTATGCGATTGAAGGCTATAAAGTGAATGCAGTCGATTATCTTTTAAAACCTTTCAGCTACGAAGAGTTTTTGCGTGCTGCCCATAAAGTACTTCAAATTACGACAGAAGCTTCCACACAATTTCAGTCTGTTACGGCAGATGATGAATTTATCTTTTTAAAAGTTGAATATCAATGGGTTCGTATTTCGCTTAAAGATATTTTGTATATCGAAAGTTTAAAAGATTACGTAAAAGTACATCTTGACGATTCGCAAAAAGCAATCATGTCATTGATTTCCTTAAAGGCTTTGGAAGAAAAACTGCCTTCTGCTAAATTTATGAGAGTACACCGCTCGTTTATCGTAGCGCTTGACAAAATAAATGCAATTACTAAAAATTCAATTTTAATTGGCAAAACAGAAATTACGGTTGGCGAACAATACAAAGAAACATTTAAAACCATTGTAGACAAATGGTTGAAATAA
- a CDS encoding thioredoxin family protein encodes MKKIILLLTLALSAFLAQAQTGTTLKAGDAAPDFKLKNVDNKEVSFGTFKDAKGYIVVFTCNTCPYAVGYEQRIIDLDKKFKPQGYPVIAINPNDPEASTADTFAKMQDLAKEKKYPFPYLFDAGQKITDEYGAKRTPHIFIVSKTSKGNVVEYVGAIDNDPEGKNPQKIKYAEDVIASLKSGQKPAVTQTKEIGCTVKRKAKA; translated from the coding sequence ATGAAAAAAATAATTTTATTACTGACATTAGCACTTTCTGCTTTTCTGGCTCAAGCACAAACGGGAACAACTCTTAAAGCAGGAGACGCCGCACCAGATTTTAAGCTGAAAAATGTAGACAATAAAGAAGTTTCTTTTGGAACTTTTAAAGACGCAAAAGGGTATATCGTAGTTTTTACTTGTAATACATGTCCGTATGCGGTAGGTTATGAGCAGAGAATTATTGATTTAGATAAAAAATTCAAACCGCAGGGTTATCCTGTAATTGCCATTAATCCAAACGATCCAGAAGCTTCTACAGCAGATACATTTGCTAAGATGCAGGATTTGGCAAAAGAGAAAAAATATCCTTTTCCATATTTATTTGATGCTGGACAAAAAATTACAGACGAATACGGAGCAAAACGCACACCTCACATTTTTATCGTTTCTAAAACTTCAAAAGGAAATGTAGTAGAATATGTTGGCGCAATCGACAACGATCCGGAAGGAAAAAATCCTCAAAAAATAAAATATGCCGAAGATGTTATTGCATCTTTAAAAAGCGGTCAAAAACCAGCTGTAACCCAAACCAAAGAAATTGGATGTACAGTAAAAAGAAAAGCGAAAGCTTAA